gcaaaagacgtattcatacgtttttataatcccaaacggctgatcccaacaatgtacttatacgtcttttacgtttttttgcccgggaggcaaaaagaggttaTGACACAATGTCAtcgaatgcatttcacttcagagcaattttaagccataaaaacggccgcAAGGTGGCAGAAGGGCGTTTGATAAGGGCtcagcagagatcatgtggacagaaaaaaaaacacatggcaggaaagaggaagtgagagagcatagaggagtgtagcgtgcagacggttacgcattgtagggaaattttaaggcatacacgcgtgcacacacatagttcagttccaaatgtgaaaatagtaaGTAGTTATATTtgtgaataaattgttattttaatgtaaaacaaccccttttttgtgttgtttatgttgtttagatattcgagctgtcacaatagcaaaaaatatttgtgtcaaagtgaaagttatttattttatttctggttttgtcccttttctagtcgggaactgatattttcctgaaacttacctatgttctactgctgattactaaagaacagaaaaagacagaaacaaacttttttttttttttactgatgaaagatggaagtctaatctttcttctgGTGCCTTGaaggatcagtcaaaattgtctaaaacaGCCGGtagtgaaggggttgtcttttgaaaaatggctgggactgaatgagcTAAAATAACAGTGAGACTGTAAAAGGTGGCCTTTAAAGGTGGCACATTatgctacagtatattcagACTGTTGCATGGAACACTCACTCGCAGTAAATATGACACTGgtagtatagtatatatataacaataagAAGCAATACATTAGCAAACCTTCAGAGTTGGAGTTATGTAAAGCTCTTGTTGGGTCAGTTACGGTTCTAGAGATGTGATGACAACAGCTGCCTGGGGGATGGAGGGAAGGGTTTCGTGGTGATTtctttttcatggggcccagaattcctggcggcgccCCTGTCCCCACCCCTCAAGCAGCTTTGTCATTTTcagttctctctctctcacctCTGTCTGCAGTAAATTGTTGTGATGCTTGCCTATTTAGACTGATAAGTGAGAaatcaatccacattttttcattttttttttttatagccgACAGGAGTTAGAAATGAAATGTCACCGgggggggttttttgtttgtttttttacttatcAAGCTATCTCTCTCTGTCAATCACAAATATGTGTCCTCTGTCAGTATCAGCCCTGTCAATAAACAAGTAGGGGGGAAAATCCGCCAACCTAACGTTAAACTAGAGCTTAACtagatatgacaaagctgagatgcattttttttttaaactatgtagaacttcttagcatatctacatgtgttgctttacaaaatatcaaagaggccCTTGCAccctttaatttttcattatgtgcccctcactggaaaaagtttggacacccctgatgtactgTTGAATTATGGATGGAGAGTGAGTAGATGGATTGTTGACAATTTTGTTGTAATGCTATTGTTTTACAGTGACAATAAAgttatctaatctaatctaatctactGAATCTAATGTAATCTTCGCTCAGGGAGCTGCCAAGTCATGGGTGGACAAAGCTGCTCTGAGGGCAGTCAAACAGAATGTGTTATCAGTCACCTTGAGACTGtctctctaaaacctaatcatcaggctGGAAATGTCGGGGTTATACTGGACTTAgacctgaactttaacagccaaaTTACATCAACaacatcagcagctttttaccacctaaaaaacattgctAAAATCACAGGAATAGTGTCTAAACCACACTTAGAGAGACTACTGTAAAAGCCTTCTCACTGGGATATAGcaacatccagaatgctgcggCTCGAGtgctgactagaaccaggaaagcGAACCTGAGTGAAGATGGCCCCCCACCCCACTCAAAACTCAAAACAAatagtgtcatttttttccaagtgctacgtttgtgctgttttgtgcagttaaaataaACGTTTGTGCTGCTATCGTTTTTGAGAtattacagtttattttatagGTCAACCAAACTTCACCCAGCCCCCCGacatgctcagaatgaaaccaaaatagtctcattttttagtgctacgttagtgctgttttgtgcagttaaaatgaatgtttgtgctaTCGtactttttgagttattaaagaTTGTATTCTCCAGTGATTATATAATCAGGTGATGATGTCATCGCCACCCGGCATTCTCcgaattaaaccaaaatagtctcattctTTTCATCTTCGTTCGTGCTGTTTGGtacaaatatatttgttttaatttgtggtTTAAAGGCGTCACCCAGTCACAACACTCCAcactcctttttttttgcatgtttgccacacttaaatgtttcagatcgacaaacaaatttaaatattagtcaatgtatTATATTAGTCAAagtaactttttattattaagggaggaaaaaaatccaaacctccaaaaagcgatTGCTCCCCCGTTAAaactatcagtctggaaaaggttataaagccatttctaaagctttgggactccagcgaaccacagtgagaggctcatctcaattttacCAGATGATCCCcacgacctttgggaaaatactcggtggtctgaccagacaaaagctgaactttttggaaggagtgtgtcccattacatctggcgtaaaagtaacgctgcatttcagaaaaagaacatcataccaacattaaaatatggtggtggtagtgtgatggtctggggctgttttgctgcttcaggacctggaagaccttctgtgacaaatggaaccatgaattctgccgtttaccaaaaaatcctgaaggagaatgtccggccatctgttggtgacctcaagctgaaaacaacttgggttctgcagcaggacaatgatccaaaacacaccagcaagtccacctctgaatggctgaagaaaaacaaaatgaaggctttggagtggcctagtcaaagtcctgacctgaccagtcagcatgaccttaaaaaggcgcttcatgctggaaaaccctccaatgtgactgaattacaacaattctgcaaagatgagtgggccaaaattcctccacagcgctggaagagactcattgcaagttatcacaaacgcttgattgcagttgttgctgctaagggtgacccaaccacttattaggtttaggggggcaatcactttttccacacagggacatgtaggtttggattcttttctcccttaataataaaggttccatttaaaaactgcattttgtgttcagttgtgttgtcattgactaatatttaaatgtgtttgatgatctgaaacaagtgtggcaaacatgctaaatgttaagtgtgacaaacatgcaaaaaaaacccaagaaatcaggaagggggcaaacaccactGTACACTACAATATCATTAACTTTTCGAGCAAGCCTCTCAAGCCCAGGCTTGAAGAGGTTAACCTCCAACCGACTAATCCAAATTCTGCCACATGACATAAGCGTTGGTCTCTGTTACAGACTCACAATGACTCAGCACAGGGTACACTAGTGCACTGTGGCTCAGGGGCACCTGCATTAACAACTATGTCGAAcgggggtgtctaaactttttccagcaagggccacatagtgaaaaatgaaaggatgcaagggccactttgatattttctaaagcaacacatgtggatatgctaagaagttatgcatatttcgagaaaaaaaacacatctcagctttgtcaaatAGGTGAAGAAGCCTaatacagtggcacctcagTTAACGTCCGCCCAGGTTAGCACGTTTTCCGGTTAACATCCCAAATTTtttctaaaattttgccttggcttgtgtTCGCCCGCTTGTTTAGTGTCCAAAATACCGTCTGATTTGTTTATGCCGCCATCGTGAATCACAAGCACAAGATGAAATGTTTGtgacattgttttttgaatgtaaaatgtgcatattaaaaagtcttttaaaaagacatgtctttattaaaaatatttttttccggCATGACAAAcagttaaaacaaacaaaaaaaaaggattgacTATTGACTAAGAATAATCTCCTCTGCTCCACCTCCACCGCTGCAAAATTAGGTAAAAGTGGTGTTAAATTTTCAgttgttttcactttattcttctttacgctgatttatttttttcaattttactgtggttgttgttttttttttttgttttcctgttaaatatttttagagttgtaattaattacaattaattatttttaattaaataattaattaatttgatacatttatttcattaattacttttaaaattttcttgttaatttatatttttacaatgtgcactTGGcctatccatccagccatccatcttctaccgcttatccgggatcgggtcgcgggggcagcagcctaagcagggaggccgccgccactctccagtactccctttagagactccaaaaagggtgggtattctgaactgctgtttggcgcataagcacaaacaacagtcaggacccgtcccgcCACCCGAAGgcagagggaaactaccctctcgttcaccgggttaaactccaaaatacaggccacaagccggggcacaacaagaattgccacccctgcccgtcgcctctcactgctgacAACGCTGGAGTGAAACAAAGtcccctctcgagaggactggttccagaacccttgctgtgcgttgaggcgAATtagactatatctagccggaacttctcaacctcgtgcaccagctcaggttctttccctaccagagaggtgacattccatgtcccaagacctagcttctgtagccgaggatcggacctcccatgagtggtgagctcattggaggaaTGTGccctgggccaataaaaacaaaacgccGCAAATTCtgatgtggatgctttgttaggtgcactgtttggccgtatggtaactgagacagtgtacgaaaaccgagagaTATTTTTGTCAATAATTTTTCTAAAAAATGGAATCCTATGAAAACCGAGGGCAATTCTatacatgatgatgatgtcaaggACAGACTGTTCGTGGTAGCTAAAGATAACATCATAATCCTCATTTTAGCAACCATTTTTCCACCTGCTCAGCCTTTCTACACCCCCCTGATCAGTTACATTGAATAGGCCTTCCTTGTGAATAGCAATTGGTGGTACTGGGATCAAATAAGCGCATATTGCCTTTGTTTAGGAAAGGAAACAAGGTTGGTACCGCATCAGTGTGAGTGAATCCTGGATGGCAATGCATCACTGTCACCCTGCCATAAAACGCTGTGCCAAAGGAACTTTCCACATGAGCACCCAACACCGAGTCAGCTCAATGCAGACTGTCACATGACTGACCACATCCTATTTCTGGAATcaggctgacttttttttttttttttttaagtacttgCAAAATTAAATCAGTATGTGAAGGCATCTTAGCtaataacaggggtgtccaaagtgaggctcGGGTGGTCACTTGCAAACcgcggttgtttttttattggcccgcagcacattctaaaagtagaatttcacaagaaaactaaaaaaaaaaaaaaaaaagaaaaatcagcagtaattttataagactccagtcaaaatatgaagagaaaaccattgtaatctaaagagaaaaagtcacacttttacgagaataacgccGGACTATTCTAAGGAATTcattttaagttgaaatattaaagaaaaaagacgtttgtttggtttaatttgcaaaagtatgagaaacaaacaaaataaggctgtaattattggaaaattaggttgtggaaaaagtcacaatattatgggaataaagtcagaattacgagaagaaaatttacaagaaaattgatatgcccataaaaatgtaaattttcacAGCTAACACCGCACCCACTAGACCACTCCCAagtctttatttaatttttcttcagccattcagaggtggacttgctggtgtgttttggatcattgtcctgctgtagaacccaagttggtttcagcttgaggtcaccaacagatggccggacattctccttcaggatattTGGggagaattcatggttccatttatcacgaAAATTCTTCCAGGtcgtgaagcagcaaaacagccccagaccatcacactaccaccaccatattttactgttggtatgatgttctttttctgaaatgcgacattacttttacgccagatctaatgggacacacaccttccaaaaagtttaacttttgttgagaccacagagtattttcccaaaggtcttggggatcatcaagatgttttctggcaaaattgagatgtgccttaatgttcttttcaatcagcagtggttttcgtctcggaactctgccatgcaggccgtttttccccagtgtctttcttatggtggagtcatgaacactgaccttaactgaggaaagtgaggcctgctgttctttggatgttgttgtggggtcttttgtgacctcttggatgagtcgtcgctgggctcttggggtcattttgatcggccggccactcctgggaaggttcaccactgttccatgtttttgccatttgtggataatggctctcactgtggttcactggagtcccaaagctttaaaaatggctttataaccttttccacactgatagatctcaattcatctcagttaagttgtgttttaacaggaggggcaaccactttttccacagagggccatgtaggtttggattttttttttctccgttaatagtaaaaagtttcatttaaaaactgcattttgtgttcagttgtgttgtcattgactaatatgtaaatttgtttgatgatctgaaacaattacgtgtgacaaatatacaaaaaaaataagaaatcaggcagggagcaaacactttttcacaccactgtacatacttTCACATTACACGCTGTTGTTAtggttataataataataataataataataataataataatgctcaatactgatgatgatgacatgaaTACTCACTCGTTCTCCAGTAGGGTCATGCACACCACCTCTTTCACCCCGGGGTTGTTGGCCTTGTCGCAGGAGCAGTTCTGCAGGTTCCATGTGGCCACGCGCACCACGGGCTTCCCGTCCCGCAGCACGGCCGGCGTCTCAACGCTCGGTCGCACAGAGATGAGCTGGCTCGGTCCGCCGGGTGGGAGGTCCAAATTGTCGCTTTTCAGGCTGAGGGAAGTGGGACTGGGGTGAGATTTCATCATGCAGGTCAGTCCTCCGTTGGTGTTGGTGGAGGGCGCCCTGGGTCGCTCCACGAACACCTGGAAACGGATTTTGTCCAAAAGAGAGCCGTTGATGTGCTTCACTCTCACCAGGTCCTCGATGCTTTTGAACGGGCCGCGCTCAGTCCGATAGGCGATGATATTCTGGGCTATTTTCTCCGTGATACCTCGGACGCTCATAAGCTGAGCAGGGGTGGCCATGTTAATGTTCATCCCGCAACACGGCTGCTGATCAAAGTCTTTTCGCAGGGAAGACGGCGAATGCTGGGACGAACTTGTTCTGCTGGAGACGCAGATTTCAAGTTTTATGGCCTCCAGTTTGGTGGCCCCGATTCCGCTCACCAGTGCCAGATCCTCCACCTTTTTAAACCCCCCAATGCAGTCCCGGTACTCTACTATACTCTGGGCGACAGTGCGGTTGACTCCAGGAAGAGTCATGAGTTCCTCCTCAGTGGCCGCGTTGATGTTCAGACGCTCCTGCTTCACCAGGATGCTTCCAAAGTTACAAGCGGCGCTGAATTTGCGTCTTCCGCCGCTGACATCGCTGGGATCTCTGGGGATGGAGCGATGGCAACCCAGACTCCCACCCATGACTCCAGCGGATCCTGAGAAAGGAGAACAGGCTGTAGGAAAACAACGCACCACAAAATAGGAAAAAATCGCCTAAATCAATACCAATATAAATTTTAATATCAATATCTATACCAATTAGGGCTGCCAAATAAGTACAAATTTGAATCaatcagttttttttaatcagttttttaattaattaatcatgattaatcaccatgatcaactatgtctgaaatatgcccatttttacagtatttaatgaagagaaagataaatgacaggacaggataatatatatttgtatgcattaacgGCTCCAAATGAATTGAATATGTCAATCACGCTAAAACATatcacacaagtctaaaaatctatctgtctaacactagtctctttaatagtagcagaacatttgaatgacACTTATTATAAACattgaggggttgcgttcaaagacataaGGTTAATTGACttgttttcattgtattttccatccgaattaagagttacaaagtgagtgatcaGAATATCCacctcatgtttttctttatcttcctgtttatttacacacatgcaTTACGAAGCGTTTTTTCATGTTcgaagtgtccctgaatgcatctcgcattcttgtaatgacaatgaggaCGTGTCGTTCCCAGGgtgaacggactagagacgtgtgtgagttggcgagacatacagtatactgtatggtgttggaattgtactgctgttgatgtgttcaggtcacaatgaagttagaaaagagcgtcagactctgtgtgagtATGTGGAAACGCTCCACTCTATAACATCAATATctataccaataccaatataaATATCAACATCTACACCCATTTCGATATCTATACCACTATCAATACCTATGCCAATATCAATACCAATCAATATTAATATCTATACCAATATTAATATTGTCTATACAATAtcaataccaatatcaatacCAATATTAGTATCTATACAAATACCTATATCTGTGTCTATACCAATAtcaataccaatatcaatacCAATATCAAAATCACTacatataacaataacaatataaatatcaatatccataccaatataaatataaatagcgATATCAATaccaatataaatatatatacacaaatacaATATCTATACCCGTATCAACATCAATAACAATATTAACATCAATATCTATACCAATATCAACATCACTGTCAATATCTATACCAATACCAAAATCAATAACCATAACAATATCAATAGCTATATCAATTCCTATATCAATAACAATATTCATATCGATACCGATCAATTTTATATCTTTACCGATATCATATCAATACCAAGATCAACATCAATACCAATACCAGTATCAATAGCTACATCTACACAAATACCAACAgcaatataaatattaataccaatatcaacattAATACCAATGTCTATACAAATATCAACAGCTATATCAACAgcaataccaatatcaatatATATACCCGTATCAATATTGTACCAATAtcaacattaataccaatatcAATAGCTATATCTAAAGCAATACCAACACTACTATCTATGCCTACCAATGTCAATATATATACCAATGTAAAAGCAATACCTACACCTATATCTATACCAATATCAATAGCGATATTTATACCAATatcaatataaatattaataccAATATCAGTATTTTTACCTTTAGCAATATCAATAAGAATATCTATGCCAGCACCAAAATctataccaataccaatatcaatacCAGTGTCTACGCCAATATcatatataatacaatacatgATACAATCTATCGTGTATGTACATAGAGATATAAAATGACATTGTCATGTTGATTGGATTCCGAATACTATCATACCAAGCAGCAGCTGATCGTCAGACGCTGTTGTCAGCCAGGGTGGTGCGTGTCATCGGGTGGTGTTTCAAAGAATATTTGGAACTCTCCTCAATAAACTTTGATCCTGTCAGACTTGGCGCGTCCACATGTTAGCTTCTTGTCACACCGCTACCTTTGCTCCTACACGCTACCGGAAAGCAGCACGACTGCTTATCAAAATAAGACACAGCAGGACGCACAAAGTGTTCTCGGGTTAACTGTTGCGTCATATCATTGATTGCAGACTCTGCAGTACTTTCGATGGGAGTGCAGCTGTCGCTTGCACACTGTGTGGACATGGCTGAGAGTACATGATAAAAGCGAGCCGcgagctcttattttgaaaccaTGCAGTTTTGCTGTGCGCACTTGCAACTGTTTCCGCTTTGTGTCACAGCCGTATGTAAACAGCAGAGTGAATGATTACAAGTGGACACAGTAATATGCATTTAATCCTTTCACACATTTGTTAAGAGTCTACTGTTTTACAGCTCCATTTTGAACAAGTATGTAATACCTGTGCAggtattttatttgtcattttacttCAAAGTGAGAGTCAGTGCTACGTAGAAGATGGGACATTCAAATGAAATACTAGGTGACATTcaatttattataaaaaaaaaatatcgagATTCATCAAAATCCAGCGTTATTATGTTACACATCTTATAACTTTAAGGTGTTTGGTCATCTCTGGAGGAACTCACTGTAGTTGGGTGAATTCTAAATACAAATCCATAGCATGACTGCAACTCAACTCAATTTGAGCTGCTGTTCAGGGTGTGGATTGTAGAGGGCAATAACGTTCTGCATGCTGGCTGAGAGCAAGCTTTTAGGAAATGAGTCAGTAGAAGGAGAGAACAAGGAAGTGTTGTCTGCAAGACGAGTGCCCcctgtcttttgaaaataaaaggcTGATGTATTTACAGCAATGTTATTCAGTCATCATTATATAGTAAAATAATCcgtatcattcattcattggtgtTGCTCAttagtattttatttgaaaCCAACACTAAAAAACGGATATctacatgttttttcatcattCGTTTTTTcttaaacaacagcaaaaacaatgtttttctgAATTTACATCTAATAGACACTGAGTACACCCGGAAGAGGTTTGGAGGGGAGGAGCCAGCCTACATCGCTTACACTGGCGCCGTGACGCTAGTGCACGATAAAATATTCAGTATATTTCGGCGTGCGATTTGCCGCTTTCAAAAACGTGTAATTATGTCAGCATATGCCTCAGAACTttccattttatgtatttttaactaTCCCCGGTCCTCCTCTGTCTTCTACGATTGTTTACTTGCACGTAGTTAtatgtcggtcgcgaacgaatcggctctttttttaattgaacgacaggagccggttcGCGTCGTTGAGAGCCAATTGGGAACCGATTCCATATTAAGGCGAATGCCATTGGTCAagttaaacacgctgtggtgctctgaCAGCCGATTCATTCGctagaaatttgcatgaagagatttgacctattttgacttaatttgtctcttgagatgtttgtttttgtattttataatataatattatattatagtatatttttgtaactgttcattgaggtttaaataaatccacttaaataataaatatttgatatcatgtaatttttacattactaattcattttacacaataaatataactttgtaataaattaatttaag
The DNA window shown above is from Dunckerocampus dactyliophorus isolate RoL2022-P2 chromosome 20, RoL_Ddac_1.1, whole genome shotgun sequence and carries:
- the eepd1 gene encoding endonuclease/exonuclease/phosphatase family domain-containing protein 1; this translates as MGGSLGCHRSIPRDPSDVSGGRRKFSAACNFGSILVKQERLNINAATEEELMTLPGVNRTVAQSIVEYRDCIGGFKKVEDLALVSGIGATKLEAIKLEICVSSRTSSSQHSPSSLRKDFDQQPCCGMNINMATPAQLMSVRGITEKIAQNIIAYRTERGPFKSIEDLVRVKHINGSLLDKIRFQVFVERPRAPSTNTNGGLTCMMKSHPSPTSLSLKSDNLDLPPGGPSQLISVRPSVETPAVLRDGKPVVRVATWNLQNCSCDKANNPGVKEVVCMTLLENDIKLLAVQDLLEKDVLTKFCVELNQGTLASVRKWKWPRGIWKCIVSEEPTGPSCKEVSYSGFLWDSTGVELQDAAVLQSPAAKGNDASSRLFVAHFSIGSYKVAVVNVHMQATVGESNGKKHSTDIKYGPLSPISLETMKGEKELVVLGDFGCPPQSSELDVLRKEKLCALLASNQFTNISTCSPQGTLCLDNIWVSRSVKKIYSGHCTVVREGLTNPWIPDKWSWGGVASDHCPVVADFYADVFGKDLRGPGVSVLERDDKPKHER